The segment ATGAACAGGTTAAGAAAAAACTTGGGTTAGAAGATTAAACTTTATGGAATAGAGAAAGATCTGTAAATACAATGTCTTATAGTTGAAAGCTATAAATTGGCATTTCAAATGAAGCTGTGGTAGGTTTTCTGTAAGTAAGGTTTGTTTTCAACCATTGAAAATGTTACGATATATTTATTCTGACGATTAATTTTGTAACGATATGAGAAGAAATGAAAGAGAAGATGGCTAGTTTTTTGAAGCAAATCTTCACGTGGTGGAGTGGAAATACTGTAAACACACGCTTTTTTACGTGGCGCAAAGGTAAACGCGTCGGGGAAGATCAGTTTGGCAATATTTATTATGAGGGAGGCATGCATAAAGATGGTTATTCGCGGCGTTGGGTAATCTATAAAGGTTATTCTGAAGCTTCTACTATTCCACCAGGTTGGCATGGTTGGATTCATCATCGCTGTGATAATCCTCCGACACAAGAGGATTATCAGCCTCATGAATGGGAAAAGCCTCATATCGCTAATATGACAGGGACAAGTGATGCTTATCGTCCAAAGGGGGCTATCCCTTACGGTGGTGAGCGCTCTTATGAGCCTGAGGATTATGATGCATGGTTGCCTGAGAGATAAAATATTTTAATGTGTCTGTATTTTTCTTATTTTGCTATATCTTATTAGTAAGAATTGTGTTTTATCTGCGGTTTATTTGATATGAAGAGAGCTTTTTTGTGTTAGGGTTGAGGCGTTTTTTTTGTTTTTTTCTCATGCAAATTGTAGTGGTTATGTCCCCTGTTGGTGTGGTGCGAGCTGAGCGTATTAGCAATGGCATTGCTGTTTTTGCAGGTCTTGATAAAATTACGGGTCGGACTACGCGTTTTGAAGTTTTTCTCGGTAAAGTTTATCAATATGGTGCTTTACAAGTTATTCCACGCGCATGTTATACGAGTTCTAAGGATGAACCCACCCGCACAACAGGTTTTGTTGAAGTCAATGAAGTAACACTTGATAAAAAAGTGCGGCGTATTTTTACAGGGTGGATGTTTGCAGATAGTCCTGGGTTAAATGCTGTAGAACATCCTATTTACGATGTGTGGTTAAAGGATTGTAAGCAGGATTCTTAGAAGCTGCTATTCAAATAATCTTTTGTATGAAATGATACAGTAAAAATGGATTTATTGTTTGTTATCGATATTCGCTAAAGACAGCTTTTAAAACTGTAGGGGGGATATTACAGTAAGGATTTTTTATTTTTTCACTTCCTTATGAATAAGTTGTTTATTTTACATTTATATGAATTTTCGTGAGGATGCCAGCTATCGGATTGATGAACTATAAATACTATTATTTTATACAAAGAAAAACCAATGCATAGGGAGGGTTTTATTTCATGAAAATGAAATCTTTAGGAGAAGAATTAAATGAATGAGTAATTATGATATGGTTATTAATATCTAGAGATTTTAGCTGACTTGAATGATTTTCATTGAAATTTAGTAGAGTGTTTCGTGGATGGTTTCCTTCATACCTGTTTTTTTATTACTTTGTATAAGGTATAGGTATTTTCACGGTGAAATATTTTGAGTTTAAGAGAAGGAAATGAAAGGGATATTAAGTTTAAAGGTTCTTCACTTGTTAAACCAATATTTTGAACAAAGCGCTGAATCTTCTAGAAAGTATTTTTTTATACAACATATTGATTTATAAAGATAAACAATAATTTGTAACTTGTGTTATATCTCTGAATATTGTAAAGTTCTCTCATCTCATCTCATCTCATCTCATCTCATCTCATCTCATCTCATCTCATCTCATCTCATCTCATCTCATCTCATCTCATCTCATCTCATCTCATCTCACGTACTTGCACATCATAAGCAGAGGGTGTGTAGGGAAAAACTTTAAAAAGGAGGGAAAAGACAGCCCATGAATCGTCTCAATGCAAAATTTGTTGCAACATTGAGGGATGGTAAAGAGTATGATGGTGCCATCTTGTACCTTTACAAGCATAAAGATGTTGGTGCTCAATGGCTTTATCGATATATCGTTTACGGGAACCGTCATAAAATGGAATTGGGGGGCATTAAAAAGTATCTCTTTTAAAAAGGTTTGTGAATATGCAAGACAATAGTGCTTTGTTTTACATGTAGGGTATAGCCCCATTAAAGAACGTGACAAATAAAAGTGTGAGGTTGTGCGTAATCTCCATTATATGATGGATTTTTATAATGAAAGATATTGATCACCAAGATAAGAATGTTTTGTTTTTACTAAAACAACCTAGAGAGCCATTGTTGAATGTTCCATTTATAATAGTCGTTTTGATAGCACTTTGTTTTGGTATTTATTTTGTTCAAGAGTATTTTTTGTCTGAGAGGCTCTATATCGAAAGTCTTGAATTTTTTTCATTTACACCAAGTTTCTTCAAGATTGATCCTTTAAAATTTTGTTATACTGTTATTAGTTATTCTTTCATGCATGGTAGTTTAAAACATGTTACTATTAATATGGTTTGGCTTTTGGTTTTTGGATCTCCTTTAGTAAAATATTTCGGTAATTTACGTTTTTTGATTTTTTGGGGAGTAACAGCAATTCTCTCTGTGTTGACTTATTTTGTCGTTCATCCAGACAGTGCGATATCACTTGTTGGTGCATCGGGTGTAGTTTCTGGAATGATGGGCGCATTTGCCCGTTACGGTTTTCCTCAGGGTTATTGGGGAGACAGGATGCAGAATGAAAGATTTTTAGGTCCTTTATTGTCTATCAAACAAGCACTCTGTTCAAGGGATGTGCTTGTTTATATGAGTATATGGTTGAGTGTTGATTTTATCATAGGTATTTCTTCTTTTTTGTTTGAAGAAGAGGGTATTTCAGTAGCATGGGAAGCGCATATTGGCGGTTTTATTTCAGGATTTTTGTTGATTGGTTTTTTTGATATTTCACGAAAAAAATGAAACATTATGGTCTAAGATACTTATGAGCCGCATAAAGTGCGATTGTTGCTGCGTTTGAAACATTTAATGATTTAATATTTCCAGGCATATCAAGACGCGTTAATGCGTAAACGGTTTCGCGTGTTTTTTTACGTAAACCTTTTCCTTCTGCTCCTAAAACAAGAGCAATTTTATTTCCTGTTAATGTTGTTTCTAGAGGATAGTTGCCTTCTGAATCGAGTCCAAAACTGCTAAAGCCTGCTTTATGAAGTTCTTGTAGTGCTTCGGCGAGATTTCCTACCGTGATATAATTAATCATCTCTAAAGCACCTGATGCGGCTTTAGCAAGAACTCCACTTTCTTGGGGGGAGTGACGACAAGTTGTGATAAGGGCTTGCGCTTTAAAGGCAACAGCAGAGCGCATAATAGCACCAACATTATGGGGATCAGTAATTTGATCCATTACAATGACAAGATCGGTATTCGTGAGTTCAGACAATTGGCATGGCTTGAGTGGGGCAGTTTCCACAACAATACCTTGATGCACTGCATCACTTCCAACAAGTGCGTCAAGTTGTTTGGGGGAACATAATGTAATAGGGCAAGGTAAATCTGATTCGGGTATATTTAATCGTTTTAGGGCATTTGGTGTAACATAGAGACCACCAAAAGTTCTTTTTGGATTTTTTAAAGCGGCATGAACCGAATGGAGACCATAAAGGCGAATTTTCCCATCTTGTAAGGGGGCTGCTTCCTTTTTTTGGTGCGAGGTAGATCGAGAAGAGAAGGCTTTTTTATCGCGATATTGGCGACGTAGACGAGCATAATGAGAATTCTTTGATATTTTTTCTTTCATAGTTTTTTATAGCCTTTTAACAGCAGAAAAAGATAGGAAAAAACTGTTATTAAAAAATTATTAGCAGAAAATTTGTAAAGAATCATATTTATTCTGTTGACAGATACGATGGTAATCGTCATAACCGCCTCGCAACCAGTTTCAATTGAATGGGTAATCGATTTTGGTTGTAGTGATGCCTCATCGCGCAACTTTGCCGGTGTAATGGAGTGTATGGAGGGGTGCCCGAGTGGTTAAAGGGGGCGGACTGTAAATCCGTTGCGTATGCTACGTTGGTTCGAATCCAACCCCCTCCACCATCCATTGAAGGAGAGTTAGTACGTACGTGGTATGCGGGTATAGCTCAATGGTAGAGCAGCAGCCTTCCAAGCTGAATACGCGGGTTCGATTCCCGCTACCCGCTCCAAACAATTGCTGATGCCAAACAATCGTTGATGCTAGGCAGTTGCTGATGATTGGGCGAGTGATTATGATGGGAGCTCTTTCCATCATAGATTTGGCGGTTTTTTCCGTCTAAGGGTTGTAGTGGTCAGATTTATGTGGCAATCTGGTTTAATTCAGTTTCATAAGACTGTTTCTAGGTGCTAATAAAATAGGTGCTAATAAAGCAAGAGAACAAAATAAGAG is part of the Bartonella machadoae genome and harbors:
- a CDS encoding DUF2155 domain-containing protein, translating into MQIVVVMSPVGVVRAERISNGIAVFAGLDKITGRTTRFEVFLGKVYQYGALQVIPRACYTSSKDEPTRTTGFVEVNEVTLDKKVRRIFTGWMFADSPGLNAVEHPIYDVWLKDCKQDS
- a CDS encoding TrmH family RNA methyltransferase; its protein translation is MKEKISKNSHYARLRRQYRDKKAFSSRSTSHQKKEAAPLQDGKIRLYGLHSVHAALKNPKRTFGGLYVTPNALKRLNIPESDLPCPITLCSPKQLDALVGSDAVHQGIVVETAPLKPCQLSELTNTDLVIVMDQITDPHNVGAIMRSAVAFKAQALITTCRHSPQESGVLAKAASGALEMINYITVGNLAEALQELHKAGFSSFGLDSEGNYPLETTLTGNKIALVLGAEGKGLRKKTRETVYALTRLDMPGNIKSLNVSNAATIALYAAHKYLRP
- a CDS encoding rhomboid family intramembrane serine protease — translated: MKDIDHQDKNVLFLLKQPREPLLNVPFIIVVLIALCFGIYFVQEYFLSERLYIESLEFFSFTPSFFKIDPLKFCYTVISYSFMHGSLKHVTINMVWLLVFGSPLVKYFGNLRFLIFWGVTAILSVLTYFVVHPDSAISLVGASGVVSGMMGAFARYGFPQGYWGDRMQNERFLGPLLSIKQALCSRDVLVYMSIWLSVDFIIGISSFLFEEEGISVAWEAHIGGFISGFLLIGFFDISRKK
- a CDS encoding NADH:ubiquinone oxidoreductase subunit NDUFA12, yielding MASFLKQIFTWWSGNTVNTRFFTWRKGKRVGEDQFGNIYYEGGMHKDGYSRRWVIYKGYSEASTIPPGWHGWIHHRCDNPPTQEDYQPHEWEKPHIANMTGTSDAYRPKGAIPYGGERSYEPEDYDAWLPER
- a CDS encoding DUF4102 domain-containing protein; this translates as MNRLNAKFVATLRDGKEYDGAILYLYKHKDVGAQWLYRYIVYGNRHKMELGGIKKYLF